TTCTGCAAACACCTCGGTCACAGTAAGTCAGGCAGGAACTTATTCATACGATTGGCACGAAGTGAACGGAACAGGTTGCGAAGATAGAGATACGGTTGTAATTACATTTATACAACAGCCCGTAGCAGAAGCTGGTCAAAATATTAGCTTATGTCAACTTTCAGCAACACTTGCTGCAGTAAGCACAGTTGGTTTAGGAACATGGACGCAAGTAAGTGGACCAGGTTCTATAAGTTTTGATAATAATCATAATCCCAATGCAATTGCAACTGCTACTCAACAAGGAACTTATGTCTTACAGTGGACAGAAAACAACCAAGGTTGCACTTCGTTAGATCAGGTAACTCTTGTATTAACTCAACAACCTGTGGCTAATGCTGGCGTTGATACTGCTCTGTGTTCGTTTAATCATACCTTTAATGCAATTCCAAGCGTTGGAGTTGGTACTTGGCTAATGATTTCCGGACCAGGAACAGCAACATTTTCTAATGTTCATTCTCCAACATCATCGGTAAATGTAAGTACGCATGGTACATATACCTTCTTATGGAACGAAGATAATAATAATGGATGTATTAGCAACGACACTGTACTGATAACATTTAATTATATTCCTATATCTACTTTTACTTTACCTTCTATCCTCTGTTTTAATGATACTATTGTTGTAACTTATACTGGTAATGCCACACCACAAGCTACATATACATGGAATTTTGGCAATGCTACTGTAATTTCTGGAACCGGTGCCGGACCTTATGCCATAACTTATAATCAACCAGGAAACTATACTGTTTCACTTCAAATTTCACAAAACAACTGCACTTCATCTACAACAACAATGCAAATAACCAATCCTGAACCTATTTCTTTAAGTCTTTCAAAAGTTGATATAACTTGCTTTGGATATAACGATGGACTAGTAACAAGCCAAGTAACAGGTGGAACCCCTCCTTATAATTATCATTGGAATAATGGTTCTATTTTTGCTAACCAAACTCAGGCTACAGCAGGTTGGTATTTCTTAACCGTAACCGACCAGAATAGTTGTAAGGCAACAGCAGATATTACTGTTCTAGAACCCGCCCAATTAACCATCGAAATGATAGATTCTATGGCTATTTGTAAAGACTCTACTATTACTATTTCAGCCTCTGCTACAGGTGGAACTTTCCCATATTCTTATCAATGGAATAATGGAGCCAATGCTAATTCTATTACAGTTACACCTACTACAACAACCATTTACTCTTTAATAGTTAAAGATAGCAGGCAATGTATGGCTCAAAAAAGCATTAAAGTATATGTTTATCCACCATTAAACTTCACAGCAACGGCTAATCCTGATAGCATTTGTTTAGGCGAAAAAGTAACGATTAATACAGTAACATCGGGAGGTATGGGAGCCCCTTATACATATTATGTTAATGGTTTATGGTCTTCATCACCTATATATCTATACCCAAATAATTCACAATCGTATCAAATACGAGTAAAAGATGGATGTAATTACACTGCAATGGTTGATGTGCCTATATTTGTATATCCTTCTCCTTCTATAAATCCAAGTTCTAATATTATTTCAGGATGTGTTCCACTTACGGTTCAGTTTAACGAAAGTAGCCCCGACGAAGGACAAACCTATTTATGGGATTTTGGCGATAATAGTTCAGCTTTTTCTAGAAACCCTAAACATACATTTAATAATGCTGGTACTTACACCATTTCGTTAACTGTGACAACTGTTAATGGTTGTCATGTTACCAATATTTTCCCTAATTGGATAACTGTATATCCATTGCCCAATGCCCAATTTATTGCAACTCCTCCTATTGCAAATGTGGTCAAACCCGAAATTGTCTTTTCAAACTACTCAACTTTAGCTGATAGTGTAATGTGGTTTTTTGGTGATGGCGATTCAACTAACATTTATAATCCTTATCACATTTATCCG
The Bacteroidales bacterium genome window above contains:
- a CDS encoding gliding motility-associated C-terminal domain-containing protein, with amino-acid sequence SANTSVTVSQAGTYSYDWHEVNGTGCEDRDTVVITFIQQPVAEAGQNISLCQLSATLAAVSTVGLGTWTQVSGPGSISFDNNHNPNAIATATQQGTYVLQWTENNQGCTSLDQVTLVLTQQPVANAGVDTALCSFNHTFNAIPSVGVGTWLMISGPGTATFSNVHSPTSSVNVSTHGTYTFLWNEDNNNGCISNDTVLITFNYIPISTFTLPSILCFNDTIVVTYTGNATPQATYTWNFGNATVISGTGAGPYAITYNQPGNYTVSLQISQNNCTSSTTTMQITNPEPISLSLSKVDITCFGYNDGLVTSQVTGGTPPYNYHWNNGSIFANQTQATAGWYFLTVTDQNSCKATADITVLEPAQLTIEMIDSMAICKDSTITISASATGGTFPYSYQWNNGANANSITVTPTTTTIYSLIVKDSRQCMAQKSIKVYVYPPLNFTATANPDSICLGEKVTINTVTSGGMGAPYTYYVNGLWSSSPIYLYPNNSQSYQIRVKDGCNYTAMVDVPIFVYPSPSINPSSNIISGCVPLTVQFNESSPDEGQTYLWDFGDNSSAFSRNPKHTFNNAGTYTISLTVTTVNGCHVTNIFPNWITVYPLPNAQFIATPPIANVVKPEIVFSNYSTLADSVMWFFGDGDSTNIYNPYHIYPADTPRTYQVTLVVFTNKGCSDTVYGTVQVRDVYTFYAPTAFSPDGDGINEVFYVSGHGIKEETFKLTIYDRWGEIVFETNDIHEGWDGRIKGGKLAPIGTYTWLAKFKDVQKIAHDEYGKVTIIR